Within Mongoliitalea daihaiensis, the genomic segment GCTCTTTATGTATTAGAAAATAAAGGGTTACGGGTAGTCTATCAAGGGAAAGGGAAAGTGAAAGATCAATCTATTCCAGCGGGAGCACCTGTGCAGCAAAATAACATCATCAATTTGGTTTTAGGATAAATGAGAGTGCTAAAAGACATATTGTATAAGGTTTCCTTAAAATCGACGGTCGGTGATATGGAGCTGGCTATTGGAGAGATACACTTTGATAGCCGAAAGGTAAGTAAAGGGGATTTATTTGTGGCCATTCCTGGTACTCAGGTAGATGGTCATAATTTTATCTCGCAAGCGATTGCTCAAGGTGCAGTGTGCATCGTATGTGAACATTTACCATCTGAGCAATTGGATCATATTGCTTATATACAAGTAGTCAATGCATCCAAGGCCATGGGTATTATGGCTGCAAATTACTATGAAAATCCATCTGAAAAGTTGAAGCTTGTGGCGGTAACTGGTACCAATGGTAAGACAAGTACCGTCACGCTTCTATATCAGTTGTTTATAGAGATGGGGTACCAAACGGGCTTGATCTCCACCGTGGAGAATCGGGTCCATGAACATGTGGTTCCTTCCTCACACACAACCCCTGACTCCTTGCAACTTCAAGCCTTGTTGAAGCAAATGGTTGATGCAGGTTGTACGCATTGTTTTATGGAGGCAAGTTCTCATGCGATTGCTCAAGATCGAATTGCAGGCTTACACCTTGCAGGAGCGGTATTCACCAATATCACACACGATCATTTGGACTATCACGGAACATTTGATGAGTATATCAAAGCCAAGAAAAAGCTTTTTGACGACCTGCCCAAAGACGCATTTGCTTTGGTCAATGCTGATGATAAGCGTGGTATGGTCATGTTGCAAAACTGCCGGTCTACCCATCAGACATTTGCGCTGCGATACCCAGCCGATTTCAAGGCCAAAGTACTTTCCAATACATTGGAAGGACTGGAACTTGATATCAACAACAAGCAGATTTGGTTCCGCATGATCGGGGAGTTCAATGCCTATAACCTATTAGGGGTGTATGGTACAGCTGTTTTGTTAGGAGAAGATGAGGAAGAGGTCTTGATGCAGCTTTCCAAAGTAAAAGGTGCACAAGGACGCTTTGATCAAATCCACGTAGGCGGAGTAACGGCCATTGTAGATTATGCCCATACTCCTGATGCTTTGGAAAATGTTTTGAAAACCATTGCGGGTGTTCGTACTGGTGGGGAGCAGGTCATTACGATTGTGGGCTGTGGAGGAAATCGGGACCGCACTAAGAGGCCCTTGATGGCAAAAATTGCAACAAAATTCAGTGATAAAGTGATTTTGACTTCTGATAATCCACGAAATGAGGATCCAGTTGAAATCATTAAAGAAATGGAGGCGGGTGTAAATCCGGTGGATTTTAAAAAAACCATGACCATTGTAGATAGAAGAGAAGCCATTAAAACAGCTGGTATTCTAGCCAATGCAGGGGACATTATCCTGATTGCAGGAAAAGGGCATGAAACTTATCAGGAGATCAAAGGGGTAAAACACCCTTTTGATGATCGCGCTGTTGCGCTTGAATTACTGGAACTATTGAAAAAAAATTGACATGTTATATCCAATTTTTGAATACTTAGACCGAGTGCTTGATATCCCAGGAACGGGAGTGTTTCGCTTTATCTCTTTCAGAGCAGGTATGGCGGCACTTTTGTCTCTCATTATTACCATCTCTTTCGGTAAAAACATCATCGATTGGATCAGAAGCAAGCAAATCGGTGAGACGGTTCGTGATCTTGGTTTGGAGGGACAGGCAGAGAAAAAAGGAACGCCTACCATGGGAGGACTTATGATCATTGCAGGTATCATCATCCCTACCTTGTTGTTTGCAAATATCAACAATATCTATATCATCCTTTTATTGGTGACAACCGTGTGGTTGGGTGTAATTGGGTTTTTGGATGATTACATCAAAGTCTTTAAAAAAAATAAGGAAGGCTTAAGAGGCAGATTCAAAATCACTGGTCAGATCATTATTGGGATTATTGTAGGTGCCACCCTGTATTTTCATGAAGGTGTTGTTGTACGTGAATTTACCAATCCAGTATCAATAGAGGAGGGCGTTGTAGAAACCCCTGCCTATAGAGATGTGAAAATTGCAAAAACAACGATCCCATTTTTAAAAAACAATGAACTCAATTACGAAAATTTCCTAGGATTTCTTGGGGATAGCGTTACACCTATTTTATACATTTTATTGGTGATTTTTATCATCACAGCAGTATCTAATGGAGCCAATATCACCGATGGAATTGATGGTTTGGCAGCAGGAACCTCTGCAATTATAGGGCTTACCATTGCCATATTCGCCTATATTTCAGGTAATGCCATTTTTTCACAGTACCTCAACATTTTCTTTATTCCAAACTCAGGGGAGTTGGTGATTTTCTGTGCGGCATTCGTAGGAGCCTGTGTTGGGTTTCTTTGGTACAATGCATATCCTGCGCAGGTATTTATGGGGGATACGGGAAGTTTGATGTTGGGAGGAGTGATTGCTGTATTGTCATTGACCTTGAGAAAGGAGTTGCTGATTCCTGTGTTGTGTGGGATTTTCGTCATCGAAAATGCCTCAGTAATCATTCAAGTTTCTTATTTCAAATACACCAAAAAGAAATATGGTGAGGGCAGGAGAGTCTTTTTGATGTCTCCGCTTCATCACCATTATCAAAAGAAGAATATTCATGAAGCTAAGATAGTGACCAGGTTTTGGATCATTGGAATCCTATTGGCCATCATTACCTTGGCAACGTTGAAATTGAGATAATATGAGTCAAAAGATAGTCATATTGGGTGCAGGCGAAAGCGGATTGGGAGCAGCAATGCTTGCCAAGCAGCAAGGCTATGCCGTATGGGTATCCGAAGCTGGGGCAATCAGCGAAGATCGAAAATTACGTTTACAGCAGTTTTCTATTGATTTTGAGGAAGGTGGACACACGGAAGAGCGTGTTTTAGCAGCAGACCTAGTCATCAAAAGTCCAGGGATTTCACCCCAAGTTCCAATCGTTCGGGCGCTTCTGAAAAATGATGTTCCAGTAATTGATGAATTGGAGTTTGCTTGGAAGTTTACGACGGGTAAAGTAATTGCAATCACGGGTACAAATGGGAAAACCACGACTACCTTGTTGAGCTACCATTTATTGAAAGAAGCTGGTTTGAATGTGGGTTTGGCGGGAAATGTAGGACAAAGTTGGGCAGCTCAATTGGCCACTGAAGGTGATAAAGATTGGTGGGTATTGGAAACCAGTAGTTTTCAAATTGATGGATTTGTTGACTTAAAACCTACCGTAGCAGTATTGACCAATATTACTCCAGATCATTTGGATAGGTATGAATACGATTTGAATAAATATATCCAATCAAAAATGTCCTTATTCAAACCTATGGGTAAGGGCGATACAGCGATTTGCCATGACGGGGATCCACTGACTGAGCG encodes:
- a CDS encoding UDP-N-acetylmuramoyl-L-alanyl-D-glutamate--2,6-diaminopimelate ligase, with amino-acid sequence MRVLKDILYKVSLKSTVGDMELAIGEIHFDSRKVSKGDLFVAIPGTQVDGHNFISQAIAQGAVCIVCEHLPSEQLDHIAYIQVVNASKAMGIMAANYYENPSEKLKLVAVTGTNGKTSTVTLLYQLFIEMGYQTGLISTVENRVHEHVVPSSHTTPDSLQLQALLKQMVDAGCTHCFMEASSHAIAQDRIAGLHLAGAVFTNITHDHLDYHGTFDEYIKAKKKLFDDLPKDAFALVNADDKRGMVMLQNCRSTHQTFALRYPADFKAKVLSNTLEGLELDINNKQIWFRMIGEFNAYNLLGVYGTAVLLGEDEEEVLMQLSKVKGAQGRFDQIHVGGVTAIVDYAHTPDALENVLKTIAGVRTGGEQVITIVGCGGNRDRTKRPLMAKIATKFSDKVILTSDNPRNEDPVEIIKEMEAGVNPVDFKKTMTIVDRREAIKTAGILANAGDIILIAGKGHETYQEIKGVKHPFDDRAVALELLELLKKN
- the mraY gene encoding phospho-N-acetylmuramoyl-pentapeptide-transferase, which produces MLYPIFEYLDRVLDIPGTGVFRFISFRAGMAALLSLIITISFGKNIIDWIRSKQIGETVRDLGLEGQAEKKGTPTMGGLMIIAGIIIPTLLFANINNIYIILLLVTTVWLGVIGFLDDYIKVFKKNKEGLRGRFKITGQIIIGIIVGATLYFHEGVVVREFTNPVSIEEGVVETPAYRDVKIAKTTIPFLKNNELNYENFLGFLGDSVTPILYILLVIFIITAVSNGANITDGIDGLAAGTSAIIGLTIAIFAYISGNAIFSQYLNIFFIPNSGELVIFCAAFVGACVGFLWYNAYPAQVFMGDTGSLMLGGVIAVLSLTLRKELLIPVLCGIFVIENASVIIQVSYFKYTKKKYGEGRRVFLMSPLHHHYQKKNIHEAKIVTRFWIIGILLAIITLATLKLR